The following are from one region of the Methyloversatilis discipulorum genome:
- a CDS encoding PhnD/SsuA/transferrin family substrate-binding protein, which produces MTVLSIRRAASALTMLLCLSGAPALHAACALDGVITVGVVPQQAASDLAQGWIPLLREVSAVSGCEFRFATAPTITEFEKRLARGEYAIAYMNPYHYVVFHQVAGYLAFAREKDRKLRGLIVVRNDSAVSSVQELDGKEVAFPSPAAFAATVIPLAELKRGGISVKPRFVASHDSVYLNVVRGLVVAGGGIERTLEAIDASVRDRMRVIWRSAEYPPHAFARLPGVPESVSRDFIDAMQKVASSAPGAELLKQIGFKGVVSAQDRDWEPIRALDIRVLDALLAEPAR; this is translated from the coding sequence ATGACCGTCCTCTCGATCCGTCGCGCCGCCTCGGCACTGACGATGCTGCTTTGCCTGTCGGGCGCGCCGGCGCTGCACGCGGCCTGTGCGCTCGACGGCGTCATCACCGTCGGTGTCGTTCCGCAGCAGGCTGCGAGCGATCTGGCGCAGGGCTGGATTCCGCTGTTGCGCGAGGTGTCGGCCGTCAGCGGCTGCGAATTCCGTTTCGCGACGGCGCCGACCATCACCGAGTTCGAGAAGCGACTGGCCCGCGGCGAATACGCGATCGCCTACATGAACCCGTATCACTACGTGGTATTCCATCAGGTAGCCGGCTACCTGGCGTTTGCTCGCGAGAAGGACCGCAAGCTGCGCGGGCTGATCGTCGTCCGCAACGACAGTGCCGTCTCGTCGGTGCAGGAACTCGACGGCAAGGAGGTCGCCTTTCCGTCGCCGGCGGCTTTCGCGGCCACCGTCATTCCGCTGGCTGAACTGAAGCGCGGCGGCATTTCGGTGAAACCGCGCTTCGTTGCCTCGCACGATTCCGTTTACCTGAATGTTGTGCGCGGGCTGGTTGTTGCCGGCGGCGGCATCGAGCGCACGCTCGAGGCGATCGACGCCAGCGTGCGTGATCGCATGCGCGTCATCTGGCGTTCGGCCGAGTACCCGCCGCACGCCTTCGCCCGTTTGCCGGGCGTGCCTGAGTCGGTCAGCAGGGATTTCATCGATGCGATGCAGAAGGTCGCCAGTTCGGCGCCGGGTGCCGAGCTGCTGAAGCAGATCGGCTTCAAGGGTGTCGTGAGCGCGCAGGACCGGGACTGGGAGCCGATACGTGCGCTCGACATTCGCGTGCTCGACGCATTGCTGGCCGAACCGGCCCGCTGA
- a CDS encoding GGDEF domain-containing protein, translated as MSDLIGSVANLTGYRDRDLIDSTFVSVLGDWLDPIELNLYRCVGDASDLRLLLQAGMIKGSGMRAGDPSWTPLDALPALSARPQFDQAFGCDEPLLDLPMNGHDGPWLNLFPVWAGARRFGIIELISEQPLLPVQLRLVDGLLKIYRNQISLLDYSERDSLTGLLNRKTFDEQFLKCLDTMAGNGHAAEGSPTWWLGVIDVDHFKRVNDTFGHLIGDEVLLLVARILRTAFHHSEYLYRFGGEEFIVLLRAEHDDEAHLAFDFFRQQLSAFAFPQVGHVTASVGFTRLRLMDNASGSVDRADRAVYHAKHSGRNQVHSYEALVKAGVLEEVNNSGEIELF; from the coding sequence ATGTCTGACCTCATAGGATCGGTCGCCAACCTGACCGGTTACCGCGATCGTGACCTCATCGACAGCACCTTCGTCTCGGTGCTGGGCGACTGGCTCGACCCGATCGAACTGAATCTGTATCGCTGCGTCGGCGACGCATCCGATCTGCGGCTGCTGCTGCAGGCAGGCATGATCAAAGGGAGCGGCATGCGTGCCGGCGATCCAAGCTGGACGCCGCTCGATGCGCTGCCCGCCCTGTCCGCCCGCCCCCAGTTCGATCAGGCCTTCGGTTGCGACGAGCCGCTGCTCGACCTGCCGATGAACGGCCACGACGGCCCCTGGCTCAACCTCTTTCCGGTGTGGGCCGGCGCGCGGCGCTTCGGCATCATCGAACTGATCAGCGAACAGCCGCTGCTGCCGGTGCAACTGCGTCTGGTCGATGGCCTGTTGAAGATCTATCGCAACCAGATCAGCCTGCTCGACTACAGCGAACGTGACAGCCTGACCGGCCTGCTGAACCGCAAGACCTTCGACGAACAGTTCCTGAAGTGTCTGGACACGATGGCGGGCAACGGGCACGCCGCTGAGGGCTCGCCGACCTGGTGGCTGGGCGTCATCGACGTCGATCACTTCAAGCGCGTGAACGATACCTTCGGTCACCTGATCGGCGACGAGGTGCTGCTGCTGGTCGCACGCATCCTGCGCACCGCCTTCCACCACAGCGAATACCTTTACCGCTTCGGCGGCGAGGAATTCATCGTGCTGCTGCGCGCAGAGCACGACGACGAAGCTCACCTTGCCTTCGATTTCTTCCGCCAGCAGTTGTCCGCCTTCGCCTTTCCGCAGGTCGGCCATGTCACCGCCAGCGTCGGCTTTACCCGTCTGCGCTTGATGGACAATGCCAGCGGCTCGGTGGATCGCGCCGATCGCGCGGTCTATCACGCGAAGCACAGCGGGCGTAACCAGGTGCATTCGTACGAAGCACTGGTCAAGGCGGGCGTTCTGGAGGAGGTCAACAACAGCGGCGAGATCGAGCTGTTCTGA
- a CDS encoding FAD-binding oxidoreductase: protein MEDGRIVSALARLRTVVGDSQLLTAAADLAPFCTDWRGRYRGEALCVVRPATVDELMQVVHVCHEAQLPMVPQGGNTGLCGGATPHAGRNEVLVSLSRLNRVRVLDRDNASITVEAGCTLAAVQAAARDAGLLFPLSLASEGSCEIGGNLSTNAGGVHVLRHGNARDQVLGLEVVLPDGRLWNGLRALRKDNTGYDLKHLFIGAEGTLGFITAAVLKLAPLPANTAVAWVAIDGPQRGIDLLHALQAQAGDQLNAFELVGREALGMVLKHIPGARDPFADAAPWYALVELAGNDQALETKLGDMLAALLERGMVRDAVIAQDGAQAKALWALRENISEAQRIEGFSVKHDISVPVGSIPHFIEAAGEKLEATLPGVRVVVFGHAGDGNLHYNLSFIDASDNARLITDAKVASEQVHETVIALGGSISAEHGIGQLKRDLLATCKSAVELDMMRAVKRAFDPYGLMNPGKVLPDAAQ, encoded by the coding sequence ATGGAGGACGGTCGCATCGTGTCGGCACTGGCACGGCTGCGGACAGTGGTCGGCGACAGCCAGCTGCTGACCGCTGCCGCTGACCTCGCGCCGTTCTGCACCGACTGGCGCGGCCGCTATCGCGGCGAAGCGCTGTGCGTCGTGCGCCCGGCAACGGTTGATGAACTGATGCAGGTGGTGCACGTCTGTCACGAGGCGCAGCTGCCCATGGTGCCGCAGGGCGGCAATACCGGCCTGTGCGGGGGCGCCACGCCACATGCAGGCCGCAACGAGGTGCTGGTCAGCCTGTCCCGGCTGAATCGCGTCCGCGTGCTTGATCGCGACAATGCGTCGATCACCGTCGAAGCAGGCTGCACGCTGGCTGCGGTACAGGCCGCTGCGCGTGACGCCGGCCTGCTGTTCCCGCTCAGTCTGGCGTCAGAAGGCTCGTGCGAGATCGGCGGCAATCTGTCGACCAATGCCGGTGGCGTGCACGTGCTGCGTCACGGCAACGCGCGCGACCAGGTGCTCGGTCTCGAAGTCGTGCTGCCCGACGGTCGGCTGTGGAACGGCCTGCGTGCGCTGCGCAAGGACAATACCGGTTACGACCTCAAGCACCTGTTCATCGGCGCCGAAGGCACGCTGGGCTTCATCACCGCAGCCGTGCTGAAGCTCGCGCCGTTGCCGGCGAACACCGCGGTCGCCTGGGTGGCAATCGACGGCCCGCAGCGCGGCATCGATCTGCTGCATGCGCTGCAGGCGCAGGCAGGCGACCAGCTGAATGCTTTCGAGCTGGTCGGTCGCGAGGCGCTGGGCATGGTGCTGAAGCACATCCCCGGCGCGCGTGACCCGTTCGCCGATGCCGCGCCCTGGTATGCGCTGGTCGAACTCGCCGGCAACGACCAGGCACTCGAAACGAAGCTGGGCGACATGCTGGCAGCGCTGCTCGAGCGCGGCATGGTGCGCGACGCGGTGATCGCGCAGGACGGCGCACAGGCGAAGGCGCTGTGGGCACTGCGCGAGAACATTTCGGAGGCGCAGCGCATCGAGGGCTTCAGCGTGAAGCACGACATCAGCGTGCCTGTCGGCAGCATTCCGCACTTCATCGAAGCGGCTGGAGAGAAGCTGGAGGCCACGCTGCCCGGCGTGCGCGTGGTGGTGTTCGGTCACGCCGGCGACGGCAACCTGCACTACAACCTGTCCTTTATCGATGCCTCCGACAACGCGCGGCTGATCACCGACGCGAAGGTGGCGAGCGAACAGGTACATGAAACGGTGATCGCACTCGGGGGATCGATCTCGGCCGAGCACGGCATCGGCCAGCTCAAGCGCGATCTGCTGGCGACGTGCAAGAGCGCGGTCGAGCTGGACATGATGAGGGCGGTGAAGCGCGCATTCGATCCTTACGGGTTGATGAATCCGGGGAAGGTGCTGCCCGACGCCGCTCAGTAA
- the rimO gene encoding 30S ribosomal protein S12 methylthiotransferase RimO, whose translation MTRTSESGNTTKPTPKVGFVSLGCPKATSDSESILTRLRSEGYDIVPTYDDADVVVVNTCGFIDAAVEESLDAIGEALAENGKVIVTGCMGAEGPKRQQVLSAHPQVLAVTGPHATEEVMDAVHRHLPKPHDPFSDLVPPQGIRLTPSHYAYLKISEGCNHRCSFCIIPSMRGDLVSRPIGDVMREAEALRDAGVRELLIVSQDTSAYGVDVKYRTGFWGGKPLRTKLYDLASALGELDMWVRMHYVYPYPHVDDIIPLMAEGKILPYLDVPFQHASPRVLKAMKRPANAENNLERIRAWRSICPDITIRSTFIAGFPGETEQEFEELLDFLGEARLDRVGCFAYSPVDGASANDLPGALPEEVREERRQRLMEFQEDISTQRLEEKIDREMIVLVDEVDEDGAVARSEGDAPDIDGLVHILDGQDLEVGDFVRVRITDCDVHDLYAEVVTEE comes from the coding sequence GTGACCCGTACTTCTGAATCTGGCAACACCACGAAGCCGACCCCCAAGGTCGGCTTCGTTTCTCTCGGCTGTCCGAAGGCGACTTCGGACTCCGAGTCCATCCTGACCCGCCTGCGCTCCGAAGGCTACGACATCGTGCCGACCTACGACGATGCTGATGTCGTGGTCGTCAACACCTGTGGCTTCATCGATGCCGCGGTCGAGGAATCGCTCGACGCGATCGGCGAGGCGCTGGCCGAGAACGGCAAGGTGATCGTGACCGGCTGTATGGGGGCGGAAGGGCCCAAGCGCCAGCAGGTGCTGTCCGCCCATCCGCAGGTGCTGGCGGTGACCGGTCCGCACGCGACCGAAGAGGTGATGGACGCGGTCCATCGCCACCTGCCCAAGCCGCACGATCCCTTCTCCGACCTGGTGCCGCCGCAGGGCATACGGCTCACGCCGTCGCACTACGCCTACCTGAAGATTTCCGAGGGCTGCAATCACCGCTGCAGCTTCTGCATCATCCCGTCGATGCGCGGCGATCTGGTAAGCCGGCCGATCGGCGACGTGATGCGCGAAGCCGAGGCGCTGCGCGACGCCGGCGTGCGCGAACTGCTAATCGTGTCGCAGGACACCAGCGCCTACGGCGTGGACGTGAAGTACCGCACCGGCTTCTGGGGCGGCAAGCCGCTGCGTACGAAGCTGTACGACCTGGCGAGCGCTTTGGGCGAGCTGGATATGTGGGTACGCATGCATTACGTGTATCCGTATCCGCATGTCGACGACATCATTCCGCTGATGGCCGAGGGCAAGATCCTGCCTTACCTCGACGTGCCCTTCCAGCACGCCAGCCCGCGCGTGCTGAAGGCGATGAAGCGGCCGGCCAATGCCGAGAACAACCTCGAACGCATCCGCGCCTGGCGTTCGATCTGCCCCGACATCACGATACGCAGCACCTTCATCGCCGGCTTTCCGGGCGAGACGGAGCAGGAGTTCGAGGAACTGCTCGACTTCCTCGGCGAGGCGCGCCTCGACCGGGTCGGCTGTTTCGCCTATTCGCCGGTCGATGGCGCCAGCGCCAACGACCTGCCGGGCGCGCTGCCGGAAGAGGTGCGCGAGGAGCGCCGTCAGCGCCTGATGGAATTCCAGGAAGACATTTCGACCCAGCGGCTGGAAGAGAAGATCGACCGCGAAATGATCGTGCTGGTCGATGAGGTCGACGAGGACGGCGCGGTCGCGCGTTCCGAGGGCGACGCACCCGACATCGACGGCCTGGTGCACATCCTCGACGGGCAGGACCTCGAAGTCGGCGACTTCGTGCGCGTGCGCATCACCGACTGCGATGTGCACGACCTGTACGCCGAAGTCGTCACCGAAGAGTGA
- the phaR gene encoding polyhydroxyalkanoate synthesis repressor PhaR, whose product MSASESREGTGSTNRLIKKYPNRRLYDTRTSSYITLSDVKELVLENAEFQVVDAKTGEDLTRSILLQIIIEEESEGVPMFTSDLLSQMIRFYGNAMQGMMGKYLEGNIKAFTDVQSKLQDQARAIYGDNNAMSKDLWAQFLNFQGPAMQSMMGAYMEQSKRMFVQMQEQIEQQTRSMMSGFKFPGFGPGGDKGPQNK is encoded by the coding sequence ATGAGCGCTTCCGAAAGCCGCGAGGGGACCGGTTCCACCAACAGGCTGATCAAGAAATATCCCAACCGCCGGCTTTACGACACCCGCACGAGTTCCTACATCACGCTGTCCGACGTGAAGGAACTGGTTCTCGAGAATGCCGAGTTCCAGGTCGTCGATGCCAAGACGGGCGAAGACCTCACCCGCAGCATCCTGCTGCAGATCATCATCGAAGAAGAAAGCGAAGGCGTGCCGATGTTCACGTCCGACCTGCTGTCGCAGATGATCCGCTTCTACGGCAATGCGATGCAGGGCATGATGGGCAAGTATCTCGAAGGCAACATCAAGGCCTTCACCGACGTGCAGAGCAAGCTCCAGGACCAGGCGCGCGCCATTTACGGCGACAACAACGCGATGAGCAAGGACCTGTGGGCGCAGTTCCTGAACTTCCAGGGCCCGGCCATGCAGAGCATGATGGGTGCCTATATGGAGCAGAGCAAGCGCATGTTCGTGCAGATGCAGGAGCAGATCGAGCAGCAGACCCGTTCGATGATGTCCGGTTTCAAGTTCCCGGGCTTCGGGCCGGGGGGCGATAAAGGCCCGCAAAACAAGTAA
- a CDS encoding beta-ketoacyl-ACP reductase produces MTKRVALVTGGMGGLGTAICKALAKDGYTVVANCLPAFPQKDEWLAKMQAEGFEMKAAEGDVSDYDSCKAMIDKVEQDIGPVDVVVNNAGITRDKFFSKMDKAQWDAVLTTNLDSLFNVTHHVAGKMAERGWGRIINISSVNGVKGQAGQTNYSAAKAGVVGFTKALAAEMAAKGVTVNAIAPGYIGTDMVMAIREDIRQGIIDSVPMKRLGKPEEIGAAVSYLASDMAGYVTGATLNINGGLYYQ; encoded by the coding sequence ATGACGAAACGAGTTGCCCTGGTTACCGGGGGTATGGGCGGTCTGGGTACCGCAATCTGCAAGGCACTGGCCAAGGACGGCTACACCGTCGTGGCGAACTGTCTGCCCGCGTTCCCCCAAAAGGACGAATGGCTGGCCAAGATGCAGGCCGAAGGCTTTGAAATGAAAGCCGCCGAGGGCGACGTGTCCGACTACGATTCCTGCAAGGCGATGATCGACAAGGTCGAGCAGGACATCGGCCCGGTCGATGTGGTCGTGAACAACGCGGGCATCACCCGTGACAAGTTCTTCTCCAAGATGGACAAGGCCCAGTGGGATGCGGTGCTGACCACCAACCTCGACAGCCTGTTCAACGTGACGCACCACGTCGCCGGCAAGATGGCCGAACGCGGCTGGGGTCGCATCATCAACATTTCGTCGGTCAATGGCGTCAAGGGCCAGGCCGGCCAGACCAACTACTCGGCTGCCAAGGCCGGCGTGGTCGGTTTCACCAAGGCGCTGGCCGCCGAAATGGCCGCCAAGGGCGTGACCGTCAACGCGATCGCCCCGGGCTATATCGGTACCGACATGGTGATGGCCATTCGCGAGGACATCCGTCAGGGCATCATCGATTCGGTGCCGATGAAGCGCCTGGGCAAGCCGGAAGAGATCGGTGCTGCCGTGTCCTACCTCGCCTCCGACATGGCGGGTTACGTGACCGGTGCAACGCTGAACATCAATGGCGGTCTGTACTACCAGTAA
- the phbB gene encoding acetoacetyl-CoA reductase, translated as MTRVALVTGGMGGLGEAICIKLAALGFRVVTTHSPGNTKAAEWLQTMNNMGYGFKAYPCDVSDFDSCKACVETVVKEVGPVDVLVNNAGITRDMTFKKMTKADWDVVMSTNLDSCFNMTKQVIDGMTERKWGRVINVSSVNGSKGAFGQTNYSAAKAGMHGFTKALALEVARAGVTVNTISPGYIGTKMVTAIPQDILDSKILPQIPVSRLGKPEEIAGLVAYLASDEAAFVTGANIAINGGQHMS; from the coding sequence ATGACGCGAGTCGCACTGGTAACAGGCGGTATGGGAGGACTGGGTGAAGCGATCTGCATCAAGCTCGCGGCACTGGGTTTCCGCGTGGTGACCACACACAGTCCTGGCAATACGAAGGCAGCCGAATGGCTGCAGACCATGAACAACATGGGCTATGGCTTCAAGGCCTACCCGTGCGACGTGTCGGATTTCGACTCCTGCAAGGCGTGTGTCGAGACGGTTGTGAAGGAAGTCGGTCCGGTTGACGTGCTGGTGAACAACGCCGGCATCACCCGCGACATGACCTTCAAGAAGATGACGAAGGCGGACTGGGACGTGGTGATGAGCACCAACCTCGACTCCTGCTTCAACATGACCAAGCAGGTCATCGACGGCATGACCGAGCGCAAGTGGGGCCGCGTCATCAATGTGTCTTCGGTGAATGGTTCGAAGGGTGCATTCGGCCAGACCAACTACTCGGCCGCCAAGGCCGGCATGCACGGCTTCACCAAGGCGCTGGCGCTGGAAGTGGCGCGCGCTGGGGTCACCGTGAACACGATTTCGCCGGGCTATATCGGTACCAAGATGGTGACCGCGATTCCGCAGGACATCCTCGATTCGAAGATCCTGCCGCAGATCCCGGTGTCGCGTCTGGGCAAGCCGGAAGAGATCGCCGGCCTGGTGGCCTATCTGGCGTCGGACGAGGCGGCTTTCGTCACCGGCGCCAACATTGCAATCAACGGCGGTCAGCACATGTCCTGA